One window of Amaranthus tricolor cultivar Red isolate AtriRed21 chromosome 11, ASM2621246v1, whole genome shotgun sequence genomic DNA carries:
- the LOC130826453 gene encoding uncharacterized protein LOC130826453, whose product MGPPRSHHIYTAAGESRTHNLLDGGNDPMFNRNRRDIFFAVRDKLPTPPPTTTPSNRRNYNLWCDYHKEHGHTLAQCRELKRILYQLADEGKLSRFLNKRDYDTGEGANRRQWNQRRGSPKREEARREGSHTQGTINMIFGGYTEEYPTVRAAKDSVHTLLKRPTTTVTSGPVMKFDATTSQTLQQPHTDPLFEEKHLQPLDKPLIEFGGSQVIPLGTIILPVRVGERSESRTLLIRFTVVDLTFPYNAIVGLPLINKIKAAIFPHQLLLQFERDDRKVGILKGDQITARQCLINTLKRGHSATPTKMEREDQDAPAVMSVYMENPSTHERPRPIERCEAVDMFEGKQLKIGKDLPGTIKKEIVATIAEFRDVFAFSTEEMPGIPTSVMCHKLDIRPGHKPVKQKLRHQGKERTEAAKKEVEKLLRAGFIRECKYSDWLSNVVLVKKPNGKWRMCVDFTDLNRACPKDDYPLPKIDRLVDSTAGHALLSFMDANAGYHQIQLAPEDQTHTAFITSMGVYYYKVIPFGLKNAGATYQRMHAADLRETFNTLRKHQMKLNPDKCVFGVTGGKCLGFLVDERGIEANPDKIQAIQNMRSPTSVKEVQKLTGCIAALGRFLSKSADKCLPFFKTIKQQKFEWTAEAEESFRQLKEHLSALPKLVSPINGGKLVLYVSVSEYSLPGVLVAEREKKQLPIYYVSHAFRGSEGNYCEVEKVIFAIVMASRKLKPYFQSNPIIVRTDQPLKKILEGKNKSSRVTDWANQLADFGIEYEPRTAIKAQALADFIAESTSPPPAELNREWKLYVDGSSTQSASGAGLLIVSSAGVRMERAVRFEFAASNNEAEYEALLMGLKICYEAGAKELAAFSDSQLIVGQVNGEFEAKDDSMKMYLQQVKDFIPKFDKFTLEHIPRSQNAQADSLAKLASSADTSAARDIIWEVLPNPSINFMINTIDRSETWMGPYVKYLQDQTLPQDENQAKML is encoded by the exons ATGGGACCCCCGCGTTCCCACCACATTTATACCGCGGCAGGGGAATCCAGAACACACAATTTGTTAGACGGAGGAAACGACCCGATGTTTAATCGAAACAGAAGGGATATTTTCTTTGCCGTTCGCGACaagttgccaactccacctcccaCTACCACTCCTTCCAACAGGCGCAATTACAATTTGTGGTGTgactaccacaaagagcacggccatacCCTCGCCCAATGTCGCGAACTCAAGCGTATCTTGTATCAGCTGGCCGATGAAGGAAAGCTTTCCAGGTTCCTCAACAAGAGGGACTATGACACGGGAGAAGGAGCAAACAGAAGGCAGTGGAATCAAAGACGCGGATCCCCCAAGAGGGAAGAGGCAAGGCGCGAAGGTTCCCATACGCAAGGGaccatcaacatgatttttggaggatACACCGAGGAATATCCTACCGTCCGCGCTGCAAAAGACAGTGTTCATACTCTGCTGAAAAGACCAACAACGACCGTAACCAGCGGGCCGGTCATGAAATTTGATGCCACGACCTCTCAAACGCTGCAACAGCCCCAtactgaccctctg ttcgaGGAAAAGCACTTGCAGCCCCTCGATAAGCCGCTGATCGAATTTGGGGGAAGTCAGGTCATTCCGCTAGgaacgatcattctccccgtgcGCGTGGGAGAAAGAAGTGAAAGCAGGACCCTGCTCATACGTTTCACGGTAGTGGATCTCACTTTCCCTTACAACGCCATCGTGGGACTTCCCCTCATTAACAAGATCAAAGCTGCaatcttccctcatcaactcTTGTTGCAATTCGAACGGGACGATAGAAAAGTTGGCATCCTCAAGGGAGATCAGATAACGGCACGCCAATGCCTTATAAACACTCTGAAGCGCGGACACTCCGCGACACCCACCAAAATGGAAAGGGAAGATCAAGACGCTCCCGCTGTCATGAGCGTATATATGGAAAACCCTAGCACACACGAAAGGCCTCGCCCCATAGAAAGATGCGAGGCAGTAGACATGTTCGAGGGAAAGCAACTAAAgatagggaaagatcttcctgGTACGATTAAAAAAGAAATCGTGGCCACCATTGCTGAGTTCCGTGACGTCTTCGCCTTCagcacggaagaaatgcctggcatccctactAGCGTCATgtgtcataaacttgacatAAGACCAGGCCACAAACCAGTAAAGCAAAAGCTGCGGCATCAAGGAAAAGAGCGGACCGAGGCCGCCAAAAAGGAAGTTGAAAAATTATTGAGAGCCGGATTCATTAGAGAATGCAAATACTCCGATTGGCTATCCAATGTCGTCCTCGTGAAGAAACCAAATGGCAAATGGAGGATGTGTGTCGATTTCACGGATTTGAATAGAGCCTGCCCCAAGGACGACTATCCACTTCCCAAAATAGATCGCCTGGTGGACTCCACAGCAGGCCATGCGCTACTAAGTttcatggatgccaatgccGGATATCACCAGATTCAATTGGCGCCGGAGGACCAAACacacacggccttcattactAGCATGGGTGTCTACTACTACAAAGTCATTCCCTTCGGGTTAAAAAATGCTGGAGCCACCTATCAAAGGATG CACGCTGCGGACTTGCGTGAAACGTTCAATACACTCCGTAAACACCAGATGAAGCTCAATCCGGACAAGTGCGTGTTCGGGGTCACCGGAGGAAAATGTCTCGGCTTCTTGGTAGACGAACGGGGCATCGAGGCAAATCCAGATAAGATTCAGGCCATTCAAAACATGAGATCCCCCACCTCCGTAAAAGAAGTGCAAAAGCTTACGGGGTGTATAGCCGCACTAGGAAGATTCCTTTCAAAGTCAGCAGACAAATGCTTGCCtttcttcaaaacaataaagcaACAGAAATTCGAATGGACCGCGGAAGCAGAAGAGTCTTTCCGTCAGCTTAAGGAGCACTTATCGGCCTTGCCAAAATTAGTTTCGCCCATCAACGGGGGAAAGCTAGTCTTATATGTCTCTGTCTCCGAATACTCGTTACCCGGAGTGCTTGTggcggaaagggaaaagaagcAGCTCCCAATATACTATGTGAGTCATGCATTCCGCGGCTCAGAAGGAAACTATTGCGAAGTGGAAAAGGTCATATTTGCGATAGTGATGGCCAGCAGGAAATTAAAGCCATACTTTCAGTCCAACCCGATCATTgtccggactgatcaacctttaAAAAAGATCCTTGAGGGGAAAAACAAGTCGAGCCGTgtcacagattgggcaaaccagctagcAGATTTCGGCATCGAGTACGAGCCTCGAACGGCAATTAAAGCACAAGCCTTGGCTGACTTTATTGCTGAAAGCACTTCCCCCCCTCCTGCTGAACTTAATCGAGAATGGAAATTGTATGTAGACGGGTCTTCAACACAATCGGCGAGTGGGGCCGGGCTCCTCATTGTgtcttccgccggggtccgcatggaaagggcggtcagaTTTGAGTTCGCGGCATCCAACAATGAGGCCGAGTATGAAGCATTACTGATGGGGCTGAAAATCTGCTACGAGGCAGGGGCTAAAGAATTGGCCGCATTCTCGGATTCCCAATTGATAGTGGGGCAAGTAAACGGGGAATTCGAGGCtaaagatgatagcatgaaaATGTATCTGCAGCAAGTGAAGGACTTTATTCCAAAGTTTGACAAGTTCACGTTGGAGCACATTCCACGATCCCAAAATGCCCAGGCCGATTCCCTAGCAAAACTTGCCAGCTCCGCAGATACTTCCGCGGCTCGTGATATAATTTGGGAAGTGCTCCCCaaccccagcatcaacttcatgaTCAACACCATCGACAGATCTGAAACATGGATGGGGCCATACGTTAAGTACTTGCAAGATCAAACGCTCCCCCAGGACGAGAATCAGGCCAAAATGCTCTAG